One genomic region from Pagrus major chromosome 24, Pma_NU_1.0 encodes:
- the igfbp5a gene encoding insulin-like growth factor-binding protein 5a, which produces MLLSVSLLLVPLLSITGCGSSYVPCQPCDQKALSMCPPVPVGCQLVKEPGCGCCLTCALEEGQPCGVYTGPCTRGLRCLPKNGEEKPLHALLHGRGVCRNEKLYKLLHPSKDGESHDDAMLPVPETAPPQTKVPLNGRDHISGLKLLAMKQAKDRKKQLAKLGPTSNLDFSPLSLDKLEPEFGPCRRRLDNLIQSMKDTSRVLALSLYIPNCDKKGFFKRKQCKPSRGRRRGICWCVDRFGVKVPGVNYAGGDLQCKDLDSNSNSNE; this is translated from the exons ATGCTCCTGAGTGTTTCCCTCCTGCTGGTCCCCCTGCTGAGCATCACCGGCTGCGGCTCGTCCTACGTGCCGTGCCAGCCGTGCGATCAGAAGGCCCTGTCCATGTGTCCGCCGGTGCCGGTGGGCTGTCAGCTGGTGAAGGAGCCCGGCTGCGGCTGCTGCCTGACGTGCGCGCTCGAAGAGGGCCAGCCGTGCGGCGTGTACACCGGGCCGTGCACGCGCGGGCTCCGCTGCCTGCCCAAAAACGGCGAGGAGAAGCCGCTGCACGCGCTGCTGCACGGCCGCGGGGTGTGCAGGAACGAGAAGTTGTACAAGCTGCTGCATCCGTCAAAAG ATGGAGAATCTCACGATGATGCCATGTTACCCGTGCCCGAGACAGCGCCGCCCCAAACCAAGGTGCCCCTAAACGGAAGAGACCACATCAGCGGTCTGAAGTTGCTGGCCATGAAGCAGGCCAAGGACCGCAAGAAGCAGCTGGCCAAGCTGGGACCCACCAGCAACCTGGACTTCTCGCCACTCAGCCTGGATAAACTGGAGCCAGAGTTC GGCCCCTGCAGGAGAAGACTGGATAATCTCATTCAGAGCATGAAGGACACTTCCAGGGTCttggctctctctctgtacATCCCCAACTGTGACAAGAAGGGCTTCTTCAAGCGCAAACAG TGCAAGCCGTCTCGTGGTCGGAGGAGGGGGATCTGCTGGTGCGTCGACCGGTTTGGCGTCAAAGTCCCCGGCGTCAACTATGCCGGAGGAGACCTGCAGTGCAAAGACCTggacagcaacagcaacagcaacgaATGA